The Panicum virgatum strain AP13 chromosome 5K, P.virgatum_v5, whole genome shotgun sequence genome has a window encoding:
- the LOC120706784 gene encoding S-adenosylmethionine synthase 2-like yields the protein MAAESFLFTSESVNEGHPDKLCDQVSDAVLDACLAQDPDSKVACETCTKTNMVMVFGEITTKATVDYEKIVRDTCREIGFTSDDVGLDADRCKVLVNIEQQSPDIAQGVHGHFTKRPEEIGAGDQGHMFGYATDETPELMPLSHVLATKLGARLTEVRKNGTCAWLRPDGKTQVTVEYLNQGGAMVPVRVHTVLISTQHDETVTNDEIAADLKEHVIKPVIPDKYLDEKTIFHLNPSGRFVIGGPHGDAGLTGRKIIIDTYGGWGAHGGGAFSGKDPTKVDRSGAYIARQAAKSIVASGLARRCLVQVSYAIGVPEPLSVFVESYGTGTIPDKEILKIVKENFDFRPGMITINLDLKKGGNRFIKTAAYGHFGRDDADFTWEVVKPLKFEKASA from the coding sequence atggcggcggagAGCTTCCTCTTCACCTCCGAGTCCGTGAACGAGGGGCACCCCGACAAGCTGTGCGACCAGGTCTCGGACGCCGTCCTGGACGCGTGCCTGGCGCAGGACCCCGACAGCAAGGTGGCCTGCGAGACCTGCACCAAGACCAACATGGTGATGGTGTTCGGCGAGATCACCACCAAGGCCACCGTCGACTACGAGAAGATCGTGCGCGACACCTGCCGCGAGATCGGCTTCACCTCCGACGACGTGGGCCTCGACGCCGACCGCTGCAAGGTGCTCGTCAACATCGAGCAGCAGTCCCCCGACATCGCGCAGGGCGTGCACGGCCACTTCACCAAGCGCCCCGAGGAGATCGGCGCCGGCGACCAGGGCCACATGTTCGGCTACGCCACCGACGAGACCCCCGAGCTCATGCCGCTCAGCCACGTGCTCGCCACCAAGCTTGGCGCGCGCCTCACCGAGGTCCGCAAGAACGGCACCTGCGCCTGGCTCCGCCCCGACGGCAAGACCCAGGTCACCGTCGAGTACCTCAACCAGGGCGGCGCCATGGTCCCCGTCCGCGTCCACACCGTCCTCATCTCCACCCAGCACGACGAGACCGTCACCAACGACGAGATCGCCGCCGACCTCAAGGAGCACGTCATCAAGCCCGTCATCCCGGACAAGTACCTCGACGAGAAGACCATCTTCCACCTCAACCCGTCGGGCCGCTTCGTCATCGGAGGGCCCCACGGCGACGCCGGCCTCACCGGCCGCAAGATCATCATCGACACCTACGGCGGCTGGggcgcccacggcggcggcgccttctCCGGCAAGGACCCCACCAAGGTCGACCGCAGCGGCGCCTACATCGCCAGGCAGGCGGCCAAGAGCATCGTGGCCAGCGGCCtcgcccgccgctgcctcgTGCAGGTGTCCTATGCCATCGGCGTGCCCGAGCCCCTGTCCGTGTTCGTCGAATCGTACGGCACCGGCACCATCCCCGACAAGGAGATCCTCAAGATCGTCAAGGAGAACTTCGACTTCAGGCCCGGGATGATCACCATCAACCTCGACCTCAAGAAGGGCGGCAACCGGTTCATCAAGACCGCCGCCTATGGCCACTTCGGGCGTGACGACGCCGACTTCACCTGGGAGGTGGTGAAGCCCCTCAAGTTCGAAAAGGCATCAGCTTAG